The Arcanobacterium wilhelmae region CGAGCGCGCCGACGAAGCGCCGGCCCGCTTCGAGCCAATCTACAAGGTGATCAACGAGCACGCTGCGGATAACGCTGTGTTCGGCGTCGACGTCGGCAACGTGAATATCGCGACCGCCCGCTTCCTGAACATGGGCAAGGACCGCACATTCACCACGTCGCCGCTGTACGCCACCATGGGTTACGGCATTCCTGCTGGTCTCGCGGCCGCCCGTGTGTTCCCGGAGCGCGAGGTGTGGACGCTCTCGGGCGACGGTGCTTTCGCAATGATGAGCCAGGATCTTGTTGCGCAGCGCGACGAGCACGCGGCCGTGATCAACGTGGTGTTCACGAATAAGTCGCTGGGCTTTATTGAGGCTGAGCAGGACGATACGAAGCAGCCACACTCGGGCATCGATCTGTCGGATATTGATTTTGCCAAGGTAGCGGAAGGCTTCGGCGTGAAGGGCTACACCGTTCACACTGGCGCTGAGTTTGAGCAGGTCATCAAGGAAGTCAAGGGCACCAAGGAGCCGGTGGTGATCGACGTCAAGATTACGAATGATCGCCTCCTGCCAGTGGAGCGCTTTGCTCGCGGCAACATTGACGTGGATGCCTTCCTCACAGAGTTCGACGCCGAAGATCTCACCCCGATCGCAACAATCCTCGAGAAGCTCGAGGCTGGCGATGTTGACGGTGGCACGAAGCTCGAGAAGTCGGTTTCGGACATCTGAGTTTCACGCGTCACTGAATAACTCACGGGAGGCCTATCCGCAGTCAGCGGGTAGGCCTCCCGTCCCGTTTCCGGGACCTTTACCCCAAAAAATACCTAAACTCCGCTGAAAAATCCGCCTCTCGTAGGACTTAGGGAGGTGGCCACGGAAACCGCGCCAACTCGCTGAAAACTTTTGCACAATATTTTCAAACGGCGGTATTCCGCCACTTTCTCTCCCATCGCGCACAACTGTTCACCCTCGATAGGGTGAATGTGCAAGACAACGAGGGCGGCGCCCGTCGCCGGCAAAACCTCAATTGTCCAGAAAAGGAAGAGAATCATGACTCCCACGGAAAAGGCAAAGACGACCTCAGGAGCTGTGAAGGATCAGCAGTCCGACATCACCGCCATGATCGACGAGCTCGCCAAGAAGGCGCGCGTCGCTCTCGAAGAATTCGACTCCTACGATCAGGAGCGAATCAACAAGATCGTGCACGCGATGGCACTCGCCGGAACCGACCAGCACCAGAAACTCGCCCGCAAGGCCATCGACGAAACCGGCCGCGGCCTCTACGAAGACAAGGCCGTGAAGAACCTCTACTCCACCGAGTACATTTGGAACTCGATCAAGTACAACCGCACGGTTGGCGTGATCAAGGAAGATAAGCAGAAGGGCATCACCGAGATCGCCGAGCCGATCGGCGTGATCGCGGGCGTCACCCCCGTCACCAACCCGACGTCGACGACGATGTTCAAGTGCATCATTTCCATCATGACCCGCAACCCGATTATCTTCGCGTTCCACCCCTCGGCACAGCAGTGCTCGACGGCGGCGGCGCAGGTCATGCTCGACGCGGCCGTGAAGGCTGGCGCTCCGGAGAACTGCATCCAGTGGATTGAGCAGCCCTCGCTCGACGCCACCAAGAGCCTCCTCAACCACCCCACCATCGCCCTCACGCTCGCTACCGGCGGCGCAGGCATGGTCCAGTCCGCGTACTCCACCGGCAAGCCGGCCCTCGGCGTCGGCCCGGGCAATGCTCCGGTCTACGTTCACAAGACCGCCAAGATCAAACGCACCGTGAACGACCTCATCATCTCCAAGACCTTCGACAACGGCATGATTTGCGCATCCGAGCAGTGCCTCGTGATCGACGAGGAGATCAAGGACGAGCTCATGGCCGAGTTCGTGGCAATGGGCTGCCACATCGTCACCCCAGACGAGAAGAAGAAGCTTGCCGCGTTCATGGTTCGCGACAACGGCACCATCGCCCCCGGCGTCGTCGGCATGAGCGCCGGCCGCATCGCCAAGGAAGCCGGAATCGACGTGCCCGAGCGCACCAAGATCCTCCTCGTTGAGCTCGACGAAGTCTCCGACGACGAGCCCTTCGCACACGAGAAGCTCTGCCCAGTGCTCGGCTTCACCACCGTTAAGGACGACGTCGAAGGCTTCGACGTGGCAGAAAAGCTGCTCAAGATGGGCGGCCTGGGCCACACCGCCGTCGTGCACACCCAGGATCGCGACATCGAGCAGGCCTACGGCCTGCGCATGAAGGCCTGCCGTATTATCGTCAACTCGCCGTCGGCTCTCGGCGGTATCGGCGACGTCTACAACGGCCTCGTTCCGTCGCTCACCCTCGGCTGTGGTTCCTACGGCCGCAACTCGGTGTCGCACAACGTGTCCGCCACCGACCTCATCAACGTCAAGCGTATTGCGGAAAGGCGCAACAACATGCAGTGGTTCAAGGTTCCGCCGAAGACCTACTTCGAGCGCTATTCCACCCAGTACCTCCAGAAGATGCAGGGCATTTCCCGCGTGTTCATCGTGACCGACCCGGGCATGGTGATGAACGGCTACGTGGACGTGCTCATCAACCACCTCAAGCAGCGCCGCGACGACGTTGCGTGGAACATCTTCCAGGACGTTGAGCCGAACCCGACCTCGAACACCGTGTTCCGCGGCGCCCAGCTCATGAACGAGTTCAAGCCGGACTGCATCATCGCCCTCGGCGGCGGTTCCCCGATGGACGCCGCGAAGGCCATGTGGCTGTTCTATGAGCACCCGGAGAGCTCCTACTTCGGCATGAAGCAGAAGTTCATGGATATCCGCAAGCGTACCTACCGCTTCCCGAAGCTCGGCCGCAAGGCTCAGTTCGTGGCGATCCCGACGACGTCGGGTACCGGTTCGGAGTGCACCCCGTTCGCGGTGATCACCGATTCCGAGAACCATGTGAAGTACCCGTTCGCGGACTACGCGATCACGCCGGACGTGGCGATCGTGGACGCCCAGTACGTCGATTCGGTGCCGCCGCGCACCGCAGCTGATTCCGGCATGGACGCGCTGACCCATGCGATCGAGTCGTACGTGTCGACGATGGCTTCGGACTACACGCGTGGCCTGTCGCTGCGTGCAGCCCAGATGATCTTCGCGAACCTGCGCAAGTCGGTTCTCGAGGGCGATAAGGACGCCAAGGAAGTCATGCACAACGCTTCGGCCATGGCCGGTATGGCGTTCGCGAACGCGTTCCTCGGAATTGTCCACTCGCTCTCGCACAAGATCGGCGGCGAGTTCAACATCGCGCACGGCCGCACCAACGCGATCTTCCTGCCGCACGTGATCAAGTACAACGCCACCAAGCCGTACAAGCACGCGATCTTCCCCAAGTACGAGCACTACCGTGCCGACCAGGATCTGGCAGACTTCGCACGCTTCATGGGCTTCGGCGGCGCCACCGTCGAGGAGTCGGTGGACAACCTGATCGCTGAGGTGACGAAGCTCGCTGAGGATCTGGGCATCAAGATGAGCCTCAAGGAGAACGGCGTGACCCGCGAGATGCTCGAGGAGAAGGTCGATAAGCTCGCCGATCTCGCTCTCGAGGATCAGTGCACCCCGGCGAACCCGAAGGCGCCGCTCGTTTCCGAGCTGCGCGACCTCATCTACGACGCCTACGAAGGTGTGGTTGGTTTCACCGCCGGCGGCGGCGAGATCTCCGATGCGGCTGTGGCTGACGCGCAGCCGAAGGGCAAGCAGGCTGACCTCACCGGTTCGGAAGCTGACCCGGTGAACCAGGAAGCTGCCCAGGCTTCAGATGCTGCGCTGACAGGCAAGGAGCCGAAGGCAAAGACCGCCAAGACGAAGAAGTGATCTTGCGTCTTGAGGTAGTGCGCCGATCACTCTGCTGATCCGGTCGGCGTGCGGCGGGCGGGGAGCGTTGAGCTCCCTGCCCGCTTTTTGCAGAGTTGCCTGTTTTTGTGGCGTGGTTTGTGGTTTGGCAGACCGTTGCCGGGAGCGTGGCCGGTATACTCGAGACCGCACAGCAAACAAGGAGTTTTGCCTATGAATAATTTCCCTGGCCAGTCCGCGCCCGAGCAACGGTCCCAGACTCCAACAGGCACGTTCCCGCCCGCGCCTGAACCGCATGCTGGTGAACCTGCTGCTTCCACTGGTGCCCCGGCGTCACAGAAAAAGCGCCGTGACGGGCTGATCGCCGCGGCCGTCGCGATCCTCGGCTCGGTGGCGGTGGTGGCCGGAATTTTCCTCTACCCGGTGATCACTGGGCAGAACGAACCGCAGGCGTCGGCGCCTGCCACGGCCCCGACGACGTCGGCGCCGGCAAATCCGACGCCCAGCGTGGCTGGCACCCAAGGAGCGAAAGTGAGCCCTTCGCCGAAGGTTGTGCTGAAGGGCGCGACGTCGGCTCCGAGCGCAACCCCGACTCCGGCGGAACAGGTGGCGCCGATCGACGTGAACGGCGTCAAGCTCGACGCCTCCATGTTCGCGTCGCCGGAGGAAGCGAAGGCAACGTTCGAGAAGATTGAGGATGTGCGAAAAGCTGGAGATCGAGTGCTTGTCGGCACGGTGAAGGTACAAGGTGAGCTAGACGCGAATGAGGCAATCGACGGGCGCCGGTTGTACATTCTGGGACCGAACAGCACAAAGCATGCCATTTTTTACCTCGAAAAGCCGGTCAAGATGACGTTGGGTGCAGTCGGCGGAATGAAGTACACACGCCCGGTGATTGCTAGTGGCCTCGGCGATTCAGAGTACTTTGTGGACGAATATAACAAGTGGAAAAAGTTCAAGGATAAGCACCTGATTGTGCGCGTTGATAAGAAAGCAGGTTTCTGGCCGAGTGAAGCGTCGGTTCCGCTCGGACAGCCATATCTACAGCCTGAAGTTCTTGCGGTGATCAAGTAACAGTTCCGGCAGGGACTCTCTGCCGTCAGTGCAGATGGCGGTGGAAACGGCCAGGATCTTTGGCGTCGGTGCTGAAGTAGCGCCGGGCCCGGAGCGAGCGCGGCTTGTGCAGAACTCAATCAATCGGGCGGGGCGTTGCGGATAGAGCAACGCCTGAGCGAACTGACGGAGTTGTGCACGAGTCTCTCGACGCCGGCCCGACCCTCCGACGTCGGATACCCCACCGGCGTCGGGGCTACCGCGGAGTAAGCTGGTGCGCATGTATGTGGCACGGCAGCATGAGATTGATCGGGAAACGTCGCTCGAGTTCGCGCGCAGCGTGGCGATCGGGCAATGGGTCTCGCACGGCGAGGCCGGCCTGAACGCCACGATCCTCCCGTTTTCGCTGGAAGAGCGGGGTGGGCGGCTGTTCGCGCAGGCGCACTTCAACCGGGTAAACCGGCAGTGGGCCGACGACGGCGAAGCGATGGTAATCGTCACCGGGCCAGTTGCGCACGTCTCAGCGCTCGATTTTCCGCCGCAGCCCGCCGGCGCGCGCATGCCCACCGTGCCCACGCTCAACTATGTGACCGTTCACCTCAAGGGCAGGTTCGTGGTCCGCGACGATGACGCCTTCAAGCTCGCGCACATGCGCCGGATCGTGGAGCATTTCGAGCCACAATGGCGGATGGAGCAGGTGGACGAAGCTCTGCTACGCCATGCGTTGCGCGCGAATGTCGGTGTCGAGCTGGAGGTCTGTGAAGTAGTGGGCAAAGCGAAGCTTAGCCAGAACCTCTCGCCCGAGGCGCTCCGAACCACGATCGATAATCTGCGCGCCCGCGATCCGCAGGCCTCCGGCGTCGCCGACCTGATGGAAGATATTGCGTTGCCGTGGGCGGTTGCCCGCGACGGTCGCATCGAAAACGTGCGTGTAACCGGCGCCGCAACCCCGCCCGCCTCCGGTTCGTC contains the following coding sequences:
- the adhE gene encoding bifunctional acetaldehyde-CoA/alcohol dehydrogenase → MTPTEKAKTTSGAVKDQQSDITAMIDELAKKARVALEEFDSYDQERINKIVHAMALAGTDQHQKLARKAIDETGRGLYEDKAVKNLYSTEYIWNSIKYNRTVGVIKEDKQKGITEIAEPIGVIAGVTPVTNPTSTTMFKCIISIMTRNPIIFAFHPSAQQCSTAAAQVMLDAAVKAGAPENCIQWIEQPSLDATKSLLNHPTIALTLATGGAGMVQSAYSTGKPALGVGPGNAPVYVHKTAKIKRTVNDLIISKTFDNGMICASEQCLVIDEEIKDELMAEFVAMGCHIVTPDEKKKLAAFMVRDNGTIAPGVVGMSAGRIAKEAGIDVPERTKILLVELDEVSDDEPFAHEKLCPVLGFTTVKDDVEGFDVAEKLLKMGGLGHTAVVHTQDRDIEQAYGLRMKACRIIVNSPSALGGIGDVYNGLVPSLTLGCGSYGRNSVSHNVSATDLINVKRIAERRNNMQWFKVPPKTYFERYSTQYLQKMQGISRVFIVTDPGMVMNGYVDVLINHLKQRRDDVAWNIFQDVEPNPTSNTVFRGAQLMNEFKPDCIIALGGGSPMDAAKAMWLFYEHPESSYFGMKQKFMDIRKRTYRFPKLGRKAQFVAIPTTSGTGSECTPFAVITDSENHVKYPFADYAITPDVAIVDAQYVDSVPPRTAADSGMDALTHAIESYVSTMASDYTRGLSLRAAQMIFANLRKSVLEGDKDAKEVMHNASAMAGMAFANAFLGIVHSLSHKIGGEFNIAHGRTNAIFLPHVIKYNATKPYKHAIFPKYEHYRADQDLADFARFMGFGGATVEESVDNLIAEVTKLAEDLGIKMSLKENGVTREMLEEKVDKLADLALEDQCTPANPKAPLVSELRDLIYDAYEGVVGFTAGGGEISDAAVADAQPKGKQADLTGSEADPVNQEAAQASDAALTGKEPKAKTAKTKK
- a CDS encoding FMN-binding negative transcriptional regulator, whose product is MYVARQHEIDRETSLEFARSVAIGQWVSHGEAGLNATILPFSLEERGGRLFAQAHFNRVNRQWADDGEAMVIVTGPVAHVSALDFPPQPAGARMPTVPTLNYVTVHLKGRFVVRDDDAFKLAHMRRIVEHFEPQWRMEQVDEALLRHALRANVGVELEVCEVVGKAKLSQNLSPEALRTTIDNLRARDPQASGVADLMEDIALPWAVARDGRIENVRVTGAATPPASGSSTFIE